The Pygocentrus nattereri isolate fPygNat1 chromosome 4, fPygNat1.pri, whole genome shotgun sequence genome includes a window with the following:
- the klf11a gene encoding Krueppel-like factor 11a produces the protein MPTFAPDSGQANLMDICEVIMERNRHDNEKSCSTTLQYHDLEAAEALVCMSSWVQRSPKPRPLTPTSDSCDSLSLHHETLESPKDLVSLSSLCMTPPHSPSFAETSTTSAIITTMPSLAGLGLKPCVSRPRMCPVLTTGAATHSSLQAGSTTFLPNNLPPTSSEPPAQCRAMATSVIRHTADTSLDHHIPSPTTGQDRPGPSESPVQQPDPIAQVTILTETQKCSSPCTTTEEERTVPSSNSSSSSTPVSQTSHSMPQSPIASPPVLCQVFPVNGQTGIISAIVQTHVQMQATGQKPILPQSSSFSQPLLVGPPVAQGTVMFVVPQSQAPPCQQNVVTVGNTKLLPLAPAPVYMPPGQSGGTTQTDFSRRRNYVCSFPGCKKTYFKSSHLKAHLRTHTGEKPFSCHWEGCDKKFARSDELSRHRRTHTGEKKFVCPVCDRRFMRSDHLTKHTRRHMTTKRTAAWPTEVRELNKMASSQESSAQSSLALSVLLPASN, from the exons ATGCCGACTTTCGCTCCAGACTCTGGTCAG GCCAATCTCATGGACATCTGCGAGGTGATAATGGAGAGGAACAGGCACGACAATGAGAAGTCCTGTTCCACCACTCTGCAGTACCATGACCTTGAGGCCGCTGAGGCTCTGGTGTGCATGAGCTCCTGGGTCCAGAGGTCCCCCAAACCTCGCCCACTGACGCCCACCTCCGACTCATGTGACTCACTCAGTCTGCACCATGAAACCCTGGAATCCCCCAAAGATCTGGTGTCCCTCTCTTCACTA TGCATGACCCCACCACACAGCCCCAGCTTTGCTGAGACCTCAACCACCTCTGCTATCATCACCACCATGCCCTCTCTGGCTGGTTTGGGCCTGAAACCGTGTGTCTCACGGCCCAGAATGTGCCCCGTACTGACCACTGGGGCAGCAACTCACAGTAGCCTGCAGGCTGGCAGCACCACATTCCTGCCAAACAATCTTCCACCAACATCCTCTGAGCCACCTGCACAGTGCAGGGCCATGGCCACCAGTGTCATACGGCACACTGCAGATACATCTCTAGATCACCACATTCCATCCCCTACCACAGGACAGGACAGGCCAGGACCCTCAGAGAGTCCTGTCCAGCAGCCTGATCCCATTGCCCAGGTCACcattctgactgaaacacagaaatgtaGTAGTCCATGTACTACCACAGAAGAGGAAAGGACTGTCCCCTCAAGCAATTCTTCAAGCTCCTCGACCCCTGTGTCACAAACCTCTCACTCCATGCCTCAGTCTCCCATAGCCAGCCCTCCAGTTCTCTGCCAGGTGTTTCCAGTGAACGGGCAGACTGGCATCATCTCCGCAATTGTGCAGACACATGTTCAGATGCAGGCCACCGGGCAAAAGCCCATCCTTCCTCAGTCATCCTCTTTCTCCCAACCTCTTCTTGTGGGCCCTCCAGTGGCTCAGGGTACTGTGATGTTTGTGGTTCCTCAGTCTCAGGCCCCTCCATGCCAACAAAATGTTGTAACTGTTGGCAACACTAAGCTCCTGCCCCTGGCCCCTGCCCCAGTGTACATGCCCCCAGGTCAGAGTGGGGGCACTACACAGACTGACTTCTCTCGCAGGCGGAACTACGTCTGCAGCTTCCCAGGATGCAAGAAGACCTATTTTAAGAGTTCCCACCTGAAAGCCCATCTCAGAACCCACACAG GTGAGAAGCCTTTCAGTTGCCACTGGGAAGGTTGTGACAAAAAATTTGCACGCTCCGATGAGCTTTCCAGACACCGCCGCACTCACACAGGCGAGAAGAAGTTTGTGTGTCCAGTGTGTGACCGACGCTTTATGCGAAGCGACCATTTGACCAAGCACACTCGCCGTCACATGACCACCAAGCGGACTGCAGCATGGCCCACTGAAGTCCGTGAGCTCAACAAAATGGCCTCCTCCCAGGAATCATCGGCACAGTCTTCTCTGGCTCTCAGTGTGCTTTTACCTGCCTCAAACTAG